The Branchiostoma lanceolatum isolate klBraLanc5 chromosome 7, klBraLanc5.hap2, whole genome shotgun sequence nucleotide sequence GACTATTGGTTTTCGAAGAAAATATTCTTTTACTTGTCTTCGCAGAGACGAACTAAGAACTAAGATGGCGGATGTAAAGCAGCAAATCGTCTGCGGTTTTGCCATCCTGGCGGCAGTGGGGATTCTCAGTTTGCTTTCGTCATCACTTGATCTGAACAAGGAAAGGTATGGTGAAACTGGATACATAACAAGGTTCTTTCACTAGGCTATAGGGAAGCTCAACTTGGCACTGAAtaatacactgatatttacataacataacataacatttttgTTCGTCATATTACACAATCGTatccatactcatagtccatttcgtgccaggtcgtaatgattggaggtcaggggtcacacaaATCTTTTGCACAGTATTTTGAATGTTTCTATGGATAAAATGGTTTTAACATCTACCGGCAGTGTATTCCAGTTCTCTGCCCCTCTGTATTCAAATGTACGTTTCCCAGAGTCCAGTTTAATTTTCGCCAGTTGCAAAGAATGATTCGAACTTGTCGGGTTGTATAAGTGTGAGGCACAGACATTCACAACTCGTTTATATTCGCAACCAAGATCTACATACAATCAACATAATTCGGTCCCGTGATCgcctgtcacctttctcagggcagTTTTAACTggtactataattccagactgCAGCTACCTGTCGCTAACAATGCGGTCACAAACGCAAAGTTTTGTCATATCTGCGGTTCTatttgtttgtatacatgtatatgatgataACTTAACtgtcctgaggaaggtgacaattGGTCATCGAATCATCGGGTGTTGATCGTATGTATGTGGTCGTGGTTGTGAAAAAGGAACCAGAAGCGGACCAGTCGTGTTACAATAACCTTTTTGACTCGCTTTTGGAATCAATTATAGATAAATTGACCTATGTATTTGGATATAGAAGTCAGACATGACAACGATAAATAGAAAATATCActttgtgtaccagatagggttaGGTTTGTCCTATTTTTAAATGTCTGTAACAGCGCATGTTTCTCCTACGCGTTAGAGAGTATGATACAGTGGACCTAGTGCACCACGGGTCTGTCTTAAGTATACTTGTCTGGTTCTTCCGAGTGTTTAAGTGGACTAAGCAAATATTATAGATTTTAGTGTATGATTATCTAGAATCTTTTAGCCGACCGAGTGGACAATGTCTGTCTACAGTGATTGCGTGCTTGCAAGTGAACAGCAACATTTTAGCAGCAGCATAGCACAGATGGTGGCCTGTAGTAACATCAGGAATAGCAATATCGGCGATTTTTATAAAACGTGTTCATTTCATAAAATTTAACTTTTACCTTCAAGTTTGCAACAAAACGAAAATTCTAGGAATCTAATATGAGTTGTTATTATGATAAACAGAAACGGTTGAGGGATATCAAACCTATATACCCATTTCTGCCTTTGATATGATTGTCTTCTTGTACCATTACAGGGTGTATTATATGCCACCTATCCAAGGATCACAGATACGTGTTTGTAAACCCGAAACCAACGTTGCCTTCATCAAAACCCACAAGACGGGAAGCAGCACCATGATGCAAGTGTTCCAGCGCTTCGGCTATCTTCGGAACCTCTCGTTCGTGCTACCGGAGTCGGGAAAAATCAACGGATTGTATCCGTACGGCATTCGGAACACCACAAAATACCTTCCGCCGGAAGGGAAGAAGTTCGACATCTTGACGCATCACGCCGTCTACGATAGAGCCAGGATAACGCAACAGCTGTCTGAGAACGCCACGTTTGTAACCATCATCAGGGAGCCGATGGGGCGTCTGAAATCTGCCTTTAACTTTTACAAGCTGGCAAAGAAGTTCCGTATTTCCGGGCCAAACGCCCTGCTTAAGTTCCTGGAAAACCCAGGAAAATACGAAAACAATATTACAAAAAACTCCGATTCGTTAGTAAAAAACAACATTGCATTAGAGCTGAGTTTCCCCCTGAAGAAGCTATCATCCAAAGATGGAGTAAAGAACGACACCATCATCCGGGACTTTGTCGACAAGATCTCGCGAGAGTTTGACCTCGTGATGGTGATGGAGTATTTCGATGAATCCTTGGTGCTGCTGAGGCGGCTGATGTGTTGGGACATGCACGACATTCTCAACTTTAAATACAATAGTTATAAGTACGACCTAGGAAACACTTCCCTTTCGGAGCAGCTGATACAAAACTATCGTCAGCAGAACGCCATCGACTACGCTCTCTACGAACACTTCAACCGGACATTGTGGAGGAAGATCAACATGGCGGGTAGCGACTTCCGGGAAGAGCTGGCCCACTTCCGGTGGCTGCAAACAACGATGAAGACTCAGTGTAATCGGCAGTCTGACGACTTCGCTCCGATCTACATCGGTGAAACTGCCTGGAATGCCGGGTTCCACATCGATGCGACGTTTTGTACTTGGATGAAGATGTGGCATCAGTGTTATTTTACCTTACTCAGAGACAGGAATCTCCGAATTCAGCAATACAAGCAAGGAATCCGGCAAGGCCCAAATCCTTCAGCGAAATGCGGTTTCTACTGTCGACCATACTGCGTTCTTTGCACGGACATTAAGAAGTTTTGTACTCGCCACGAGTACGTCACTCATCTCTACCGGGAGGGTCTTCTACTGCCGGACCAGTCGAGCTCTGTTAAAGTAATAGGTCATAATCAGGCCATACATGGCGGAATACCAGAAGCGATTTCttgaggtcgcagaacacagtatcaaTGGGCTATCCCCGTCCCttatagtagttcgggtatgaagtaatgcgtcacattgcttgaaaaggccgtagtttctCTTCTAgatctgtgcacgttagcgaggctgaaactgtggtgaatggtagaggaatacgtcagttttgagaccaGTACTGTACGAGGTGGATTATACGATTTTCGTTTGGTCGGCTTGGATTGACGcacctgaatattgttaccgccccactacgagccggcaaatttaagctCATTTTAGAGGAAGAAATTCTACCGGCGTCTACAATTTCTTACTAACCATCAATCAATActaatgttgtggtgcattGTTTGTAATACACGATTATATGTATTGTGGAAAAACGAAGGAtgcatgtgttacatgtaatttgtgcAGAGGATAAAGTTAAGAATTCCAAGACTATACGAATGTTTATTATAGTAGAAAACACTTGTTAAAAGGGACTAAAACACAAGCTTGATGTGGGACCCCCTTGCATTTTCGTTGCATTGTCTTTATTTTGTGTCAAGTCACATTGCATACATATACACCCATGTCTTGAGTGTCACTATACTGTTCCCAAATACCATCACGTACAACAAttagaaattcaattttctatGCGAATGCTGTTTCCGGACTGTTTACCGTATCTACTGAACTACACATTTGACCAACTGATTAAACATGTGAACGACCAAAAAGCAATCTATTCAATTTACATCTGCAATTTTTACAACATAAACATTTACGCTGCAATAAGAGTAACAATTTTTTCCAGATATTTAGTATAGGGTCGAAATATTATGTATCTATGAAGCTTAGAATTGTAAAATAAAGACCTTGTAAGCCACTTCCATCATTTGCACCCAACCGGAGTAGCTGCATGGTAGTACATACATATTCAAgtaacatgtgtacatgtaagtattatACAGTAAAATAATAACATCGTTTGTACCTACCCATCAAACTCGAACCGCTGTGTATCTTTTCACTGATAGAGATGTCCTTAACTTTGCTTACTCTACCAGCACAATTTGCCCCCCAAagtgcaggaaatagcgtttcagcgggtcaagatgtcatatttttttcacgGGGGAGCATGCCCCTGACCGCCCTCAGGATTGTCGCAGCTATGGCGAAAAATATGCCGGGAAGGCGTTGTCACAAACAAATTCAGGCTAAAACACTTCTATACTTTTTTTCACTCTACCAACAAAATTTGGAAATGACGTTTAAGGGGCACAATTTTCCTACGGGACCATGTGGTGTCTTC carries:
- the LOC136438031 gene encoding galactosylceramide sulfotransferase-like, translating into MADVKQQIVCGFAILAAVGILSLLSSSLDLNKERVYYMPPIQGSQIRVCKPETNVAFIKTHKTGSSTMMQVFQRFGYLRNLSFVLPESGKINGLYPYGIRNTTKYLPPEGKKFDILTHHAVYDRARITQQLSENATFVTIIREPMGRLKSAFNFYKLAKKFRISGPNALLKFLENPGKYENNITKNSDSLVKNNIALELSFPLKKLSSKDGVKNDTIIRDFVDKISREFDLVMVMEYFDESLVLLRRLMCWDMHDILNFKYNSYKYDLGNTSLSEQLIQNYRQQNAIDYALYEHFNRTLWRKINMAGSDFREELAHFRWLQTTMKTQCNRQSDDFAPIYIGETAWNAGFHIDATFCTWMKMWHQCYFTLLRDRNLRIQQYKQGIRQGPNPSAKCGFYCRPYCVLCTDIKKFCTRHEYVTHLYREGLLLPDQSSSVKVIGHNQAIHGGIPEAIS